Proteins from one Impatiens glandulifera chromosome 2, dImpGla2.1, whole genome shotgun sequence genomic window:
- the LOC124927516 gene encoding pathogenesis-related protein 1B-like, whose translation MAINLNIKLALHVCLLGLLFVIIPSYAQNSPQDYLNAHNSARAQVGVGPMRWNNNLATYAENYAKQRLGDCNLIHSRGPYGENLAKGSGASFTGVRAVSLWVEEKPFYHHNSNSCAAGKVCGHYTQVVWRRSNQLGCYRALCRNGFWFVICSYSPPGNVAGQRPY comes from the coding sequence ATGGCAATCAACTTGAACATCAAACTAGCTCTTCATGTGTGTCTTTTGGGATTGTTATTTGTTATAATTCCATCATATGCACAAAATTCCCCTCAAGACTACCTAAATGCACACAATTCAGCCCGAGCCCAAGTGGGCGTTGGTCCCATGAGATGGAACAACAATCTGGCTACATATGCCGAAAACTATGCCAAGCAAAGGCTGGGTGACTGTAACCTCATCCACTCTAGAGGGCCATACGGAGAAAACCTAGCCAAGGGTAGTGGTGCCTCCTTCACTGGAGTGCGAGCTGTGAGCCTTTGGGTTGAAGAGAAACCTTTCTATCACCATAATTCCAATAGTTGTGCTGCAGGTAAAGTTTGCGGACATTACACCCAGGTGGTATGGCGTAGATCTAATCAACTTGGTTGCTATAGAGCTCTGTGCCGGAACGGTTTTTGGTTCGTTATCTGTAGCTACTCTCCTCCTGGTAATGTTGCCGGACAACGCCCATATTGA